The Sphingopyxis sp. BE259 nucleotide sequence GCGCAGCAATATGAGCCGCCGAAGAAGGAAGCATTGACGATCAAGGTCACCGGATACCAATGGTATTGGGGTTACGCCTATCCCGATCAGGGCATTGGCGAATATGTGTCGAAAATGCTGACCAAGGAACAGGCCGACGCCGCGGGCGAGCCGCACCAGCTGGGCGTTGACAACCGCATGGTCGTCCCCGTCGGCCGTCAGGTCAAGCTGATCATCACCGGCGCCGACGTGATCCACAGCTTTGCCGTCCCGGCGTTCTGGACCAAGATGGATGCGGTCCCCGGCCGTGCCAACGAAACCACGTTCACCGCGAACAAGGTCGGCGTCTATTACGGCCAATGTTCGGAACTGTGCGGCGTCGATCACGGCTATATGCCGATCGCGGTCGAAGTGCTGCCGGTCGACAAATGGGAAGCCTGGGTCCGCTCGAAGGGCGGCAATCCGGCCGGTCCGGTTGCTGCGGCACCCGTCGCTGCGGCCCCGACGCCTGCTGCTGCGGCTCCGGCTGCCACCCCCGCCGCTACCACGACCGAAGCTGCTCCGGCAGCGGCGCCCGCCGCCGCCCCGGTCGCCAAAAATTAATAAGGGGTCCGACAGATGACCGATATTGCTGCAACTGCACCCGCCCATGGTCACGCTGACCACGCGCATGACGACCATGATCACGACACC carries:
- the coxB gene encoding cytochrome c oxidase subunit II translates to MKSLKTLVIAAALSLGAVSAGHAQAPAAAPAEAPAATTVANPAPVAAPTAAPAATPATSEAAVPAGDATYVPMKPTPGIGQPIDAGIDFQPQVSPVGEQAYWFNHVILLPVITIITLIVLGLMLWAMFRYRAKANPVPSKTTHNTFIEIIWTAIPVLILAVIAVPSIRLLAQQYEPPKKEALTIKVTGYQWYWGYAYPDQGIGEYVSKMLTKEQADAAGEPHQLGVDNRMVVPVGRQVKLIITGADVIHSFAVPAFWTKMDAVPGRANETTFTANKVGVYYGQCSELCGVDHGYMPIAVEVLPVDKWEAWVRSKGGNPAGPVAAAPVAAAPTPAAAAPAATPAATTTEAAPAAAPAAAPVAKN